The following coding sequences are from one Salvia hispanica cultivar TCC Black 2014 chromosome 3, UniMelb_Shisp_WGS_1.0, whole genome shotgun sequence window:
- the LOC125215671 gene encoding uncharacterized protein LOC125215671, producing MRSETLTLVLVNLAGIMERADESLLPGVYKEVGAALHADPTRLGSLTLFRSIVQSSCYPLAAYLAVRHNRTSVIAAGAFLWAAATFLVAISSTFAQVAISRGLNGIGLAIVTPAIQSLVADSTDDTNRGTAFGWLQLTGNFGSIIGGLLSVLIASTTVMGIPGWRIAFHLVAILSVVIGALVHLFANDPRFTDSDGKRKEQPPHKPFKEEVKELVKEAKAVMKVPSFQILVAQGVSGSFPWSSLSFAPMWLELMGFSHKKTATILTLFNVAGSLGGLFGGKMGDTLAKPLPNAGRIILSQISSGSAIPLAAILLLGLPDDPSSAAMHGFVFFVTGFFISWNAPATNNPIFAEIVPERARTNIYALDRSFESILASFAPPVVGILAQNVYGYKPVPTGAVDSKAIETDRENAASLGKALYTAISIPMAICCAFYSFLYCTYPRDRDRARMEALIESEMMDIEAENAGLVEERPQLRVVENDSVEERSVIDVDYEGGSSIEFDENDEQRLLARELALSDSSTVAFKR from the exons ATGAGATCGGAGACGTTGACTCTCGTCCTGGTCAATCTGGCCGGAATCATGGAACGCGCCGACGAATCTCTCCTCCCCGGAGTCTACAAGGAAGTCGGCGCCGCGCTGCATGCGGACCCCACCCGCCTCGGCTCCCTCACCCTCTTCAGATCCATCGTCCAGTCCTCCTGCTACCCCCTCGCCGCCTACCTCGCCGTCCGCCACAATCGCACCTCCGTCATCGCCGCCGGCGCTTTCCTCTGGGCCGCCGCCACTTTCCTCGTCGCCATCTCCTCCACCTTCGCTCAG GTGGCAATCTCAAGAGGTCTGAATGGGATAGGCCTTGCCATAGTCACACCAGCAATCCAGTCTCTCGTAGCCGACTCGACCGATGACACGAATCGTGGCACCGCGTTCGGTTGGCTGCAGTTGACAGGAAACTTCGGCTCCATCATCGGTGGCCTCCTCTCCGTCCTCATAGCCTCCACCACGGTCATGGGGATCCCCGGTTGGAGGATCGCGTTCCACCTCGTTGCAATATTAAGCGTCGTGATCGGTGCATTAGTCCATCTCTTCGCCAACGATCCCCGGTTTACTGACAGCGATGGCAAGAGGAAGGAGCAGCCTCCACACAAGCCGTTTAAGGAGGAAGTGAAGGAGCTCGTTAAGGAAGCGAAGGCAGTGATGAAAGTACCTTCGTTCCAGATATTGGTTGCTCAGGGCGTCTCTGGCTCATTCCCGTGGTCATCTCTGTCGTTTGCTCCTATGTGGCTCGAGCTCATGGGGTTCTCTCACAAGAAAACAGCAACTATCTTGACATTGTTCAACGTTGCTGGATCACTCGGGGGTTTGTTTGGGGGGAAGATGGGCGACACGCTTGCTAAGCCGTTGCCAAATGCTGGTAGGATTATACTCTCGCAGATAAGCTCTGGCTCGGCCATCCCGTTAGCTGCGATTTTGCTGCTCGGATTGCCCGATGACCCTTCCTCTGCAGCTATGCACGGCTTCGTGTTCTTTGTCACCGGTTTCTTCATCTCCTGGAATGCTCCGGCTACTAACAA TCCGATTTTCGCGGAAATAGTGCCAGAGAGGGCTCGAACGAACATCTATGCTTTGGACAGATCGTTCGAGTCTATCCTAGCTTCGTTCGCTCCACCTGTGGTGGGGATTCTAGCTCAGAACGTGTACGGATACAAGCCTGTCCCGACAGGGGCGGTGGACTCGAAAGCAATAGAAACGGATCGAGAGAATGCTGCCTCGCTTGGCAAGGCACTTTACACCGCAATAAGCATCCCTATGGCGATCTGCTGCGCGTTCTACTCGTTTCTCTACTGCACGTATCCGAGGGACAGGGACCGGGCGAGAATGGAGGCCTTGATCGAGTCAGAAATGATGGACATCGAAGCAGAAAATGCTGGTTTAGTGGAGGAACGCCCTCAGCTTCGCGTTGTGGAGAACGACAGTGTGGAGGAGAGGAGCGTGATCGATGTGGATTATGAAGGAGGGTCGAGCATTGAGTTTGATGAGAACGACGAGCAGAGACTGCTCGCCCGCGAGCTTGCGTTGTCCGATTCTTCAACGGTTGCCTTCAAGAGGTAG